From Marinobacterium sp. LSUCC0821, a single genomic window includes:
- a CDS encoding LysM peptidoglycan-binding domain-containing protein, translating into MANFKSTILVGVAALVLAGCQTAPQNQNASRAVNVEESEPVLVKRSIPKVETKWEEAPLKSVLLELEKDPKRADLWEMTREHMSFDPHLDNTLVKNHIEWYASHDKYLNRLTGRASRYYYYVLHEVIKRGMPSEIALIPAIESSYDPFAKSPAKASGAWQFMPATGDHFGLKRNWWYDGRRDIIASTDAALNYLQYLHDYFDGDWLLAVAAYNAGEGTVGRAVKRNKKAGKPTDFWNLKLPRETRHYVPKLLAISEIFRNPNSYGLEFAPLADKPYFEIVDIESQIDLSRAAELSGVDIDEIYKLNAGFSQWATDPEGPHQLLVPVESAAKFKVELAALEPSERISWARYEVKSGDSLSVIAKRFNTNINTIQTSNNLKGSFIKIGQSLLIPSALVDASQYTLSSVQRRDKRLTAAAPSGKQKVIHTIAAGDSLWALSKRYDVSTKSIARWNNMGTKSTLKIGDKLAIFIESQTPTSASEYLVRKGDNLSLIAQRLNVSVEELLKWNDLTVDSLLMPGQQLKIAPKPEQG; encoded by the coding sequence ATGGCAAACTTCAAATCGACAATTCTGGTAGGCGTTGCAGCACTCGTGCTAGCTGGCTGTCAAACCGCCCCACAAAACCAGAACGCAAGTCGTGCAGTAAATGTTGAAGAGTCTGAGCCGGTACTTGTAAAGCGCTCGATTCCAAAGGTCGAAACCAAATGGGAAGAGGCGCCTCTTAAATCGGTTTTATTGGAGCTCGAAAAAGATCCTAAACGTGCCGACCTATGGGAGATGACTCGTGAGCACATGAGTTTCGACCCACACCTAGATAACACTCTCGTTAAGAACCACATTGAGTGGTACGCCTCTCACGACAAATACTTAAACCGCCTTACCGGTCGCGCATCTCGATACTACTACTACGTTTTGCATGAGGTGATTAAGCGCGGCATGCCTTCAGAGATCGCCCTGATTCCTGCGATTGAAAGTTCATACGATCCATTTGCAAAGTCGCCAGCTAAAGCTTCAGGTGCTTGGCAGTTTATGCCTGCGACGGGTGATCATTTCGGTCTAAAGCGCAACTGGTGGTACGACGGTCGTCGCGACATCATCGCCTCTACCGATGCAGCACTCAATTACCTGCAGTACCTGCATGACTATTTTGATGGCGATTGGCTACTTGCCGTTGCGGCCTACAATGCTGGTGAGGGCACTGTTGGACGGGCCGTTAAGCGCAATAAGAAGGCAGGTAAACCTACCGACTTCTGGAATTTAAAACTTCCACGCGAAACTCGTCACTATGTTCCGAAATTGCTGGCGATCTCTGAGATTTTCCGCAATCCAAACAGTTACGGATTAGAGTTTGCACCACTGGCAGATAAACCCTACTTTGAGATTGTAGATATTGAGAGCCAAATTGATCTGTCGCGTGCAGCTGAGCTTAGTGGCGTTGATATTGATGAGATCTACAAACTTAATGCCGGATTCTCGCAGTGGGCGACAGATCCAGAAGGTCCTCACCAACTGCTAGTCCCAGTTGAAAGTGCAGCAAAATTCAAAGTAGAACTTGCAGCACTAGAACCAAGTGAACGTATTAGCTGGGCTCGTTACGAAGTTAAATCGGGTGATAGCCTATCGGTGATTGCTAAGCGCTTTAACACCAATATCAACACCATTCAGACATCAAACAATTTGAAGGGCTCGTTCATTAAGATCGGCCAATCTCTGCTAATCCCTTCTGCTCTGGTTGATGCATCGCAGTACACATTAAGCTCAGTGCAACGTCGTGATAAACGTCTGACGGCTGCTGCACCATCTGGCAAACAGAAAGTTATTCACACCATCGCAGCTGGCGATTCCCTTTGGGCACTTTCTAAGCGTTACGATGTTTCAACCAAGTCGATTGCGCGCTGGAACAACATGGGTACCAAGAGCACGCTGAAAATTGGTGACAAGTTGGCTATTTTCATTGAGTCGCAGACACCAACTTCAGCCAGCGAGTACCTAGTTCGAAAAGGTGACAACCTCAGTCTGATAGCACAGCGATTAAACGTCAGTGTCGAAGAGCTGCTGAAGTGGAATGATCTGACCGTTGATTCACTGCTAATGCCAGGCCAGCAACTTAAAATTGCGCCTAAACCAGAGCAGGGTTAA
- a CDS encoding extracellular solute-binding protein — protein sequence MIRKTLTLVVTTALLFSNTLLAQEIPASHGIAMHVDLKYPATFSHFEYVNPDAPKGGTLRQAVVGTFDSFNPFIIKGSSADGIGLTFDTLMTRSLDEPFTQYGLIAQSVRMPESRRWVEFDLRPEAKFSDGSSITATDVVETFRLLREEGSPFYKAYYQDISKIEALSETSVRFEFGETENRELPLIIGEVPILSASYWRDKEFSKPSLEPMLGSGPYTVGSFEAGRSITYVRNDSYWGRDLAVNRGRFNFDQMQFDYYRDGTVALEAFKAGQFDFREENSSKNWATAYTGPALEDGRIKRELVKDANPAGMQAFVMNSRRAQFSDKTVREAIAYGFDFEWTNANLFYDAYTRSHSYFSNSEMAATGLPSEKELAILEPLRGQIPDEVFTKVYKAPTTKGDGRNRNELRTALKLLNSAGWNLKDGKLINNAGEQFKFEILLVQKDFERVVAPFIKNLEKLGMSVSIRIVDVSQYINRLRSYDFDMVVGSFGQSSSPGNEQREFWGSEAAQQEGSRNIIGIQDPAIDKLIEALIQAPNREQLVLHARALDRVLQWNHFVVPQFHIGSHRIAYWDKFGFPEVRPTYSLGIDTWWSKK from the coding sequence GTGATTCGCAAAACCCTTACGTTAGTTGTTACCACAGCCCTTCTATTCTCGAACACGCTGCTTGCACAAGAGATTCCAGCGAGTCATGGCATTGCAATGCATGTTGACCTAAAGTACCCAGCGACCTTCAGTCACTTTGAATACGTCAATCCCGATGCACCCAAAGGTGGAACGCTTCGCCAAGCGGTAGTTGGAACCTTTGATAGCTTCAACCCTTTTATCATTAAAGGAAGCTCTGCAGATGGTATCGGCTTAACCTTTGACACATTAATGACTCGCTCACTCGACGAGCCATTTACTCAGTATGGGCTTATCGCACAATCCGTTCGTATGCCAGAGTCACGACGCTGGGTAGAGTTTGATCTGCGCCCTGAAGCGAAATTTTCAGATGGCTCGTCTATCACCGCTACCGATGTCGTGGAGACATTTAGACTCTTGCGTGAGGAGGGCTCTCCCTTCTACAAAGCGTATTACCAAGATATCTCAAAGATTGAAGCACTATCAGAGACCAGCGTTCGTTTCGAGTTTGGTGAAACCGAGAATCGCGAGCTCCCCTTGATTATTGGCGAAGTCCCTATTCTCTCGGCAAGTTATTGGCGCGATAAGGAGTTCTCTAAACCCTCTTTAGAGCCAATGCTTGGATCTGGACCCTACACTGTAGGCAGCTTCGAAGCGGGCCGTTCTATCACTTATGTTCGAAATGATTCTTATTGGGGCCGTGATCTTGCAGTGAATCGTGGTCGTTTTAATTTCGACCAGATGCAGTTCGATTACTACCGTGACGGTACTGTAGCACTTGAGGCGTTCAAGGCGGGTCAATTTGATTTTCGCGAGGAGAACTCCTCAAAAAATTGGGCAACTGCTTATACAGGACCAGCTCTAGAAGATGGCCGCATCAAGCGTGAGTTGGTTAAAGATGCAAACCCTGCGGGGATGCAGGCTTTTGTGATGAACTCGCGCCGCGCTCAATTCAGTGACAAAACCGTGCGTGAAGCGATCGCCTATGGATTTGATTTTGAGTGGACCAATGCCAACCTCTTCTATGATGCTTACACTCGCAGTCATAGCTACTTCTCTAACTCAGAGATGGCAGCCACTGGGCTACCATCCGAGAAAGAGCTTGCGATACTTGAGCCCCTTAGAGGCCAGATACCTGATGAGGTATTTACAAAGGTCTATAAAGCACCAACAACCAAGGGTGACGGTCGTAACCGTAACGAGCTTCGCACAGCACTTAAACTTCTTAACAGTGCCGGCTGGAACCTAAAAGATGGAAAGCTAATCAACAATGCAGGTGAGCAGTTCAAATTTGAAATCCTGCTAGTACAGAAGGATTTTGAGCGCGTAGTCGCGCCGTTTATCAAGAACCTTGAGAAGCTGGGTATGAGTGTCAGCATTCGAATCGTCGACGTTTCACAGTACATCAACCGTCTTCGCAGCTATGATTTCGATATGGTTGTCGGTAGTTTTGGTCAAAGCAGCTCACCCGGCAACGAACAGAGAGAGTTTTGGGGAAGTGAAGCCGCTCAGCAGGAGGGGAGCCGAAATATCATCGGTATTCAGGACCCTGCTATCGACAAACTCATTGAAGCCCTGATTCAGGCGCCCAACAGAGAGCAACTAGTGCTGCATGCTAGAGCGTTGGATCGCGTGCTGCAGTGGAATCACTTTGTTGTACCACAATTCCACATCGGTTCACACCGCATCGCCTATTGGGATAAGTTTGGTTTCCCCGAAGTGCGACCAACTTACTCACTGGGTATCGATACCTGGTGGTCAAAGAAGTAG
- a CDS encoding microcin C ABC transporter permease YejB: protein MAAYIFRRLLLMIPTLFGILLLNFLIIQLAPGGPVEQALAHMQGFAVDATSRIGSGERSDISADSSSGDSKYRGGQGMDPALVAEIEQLYGFDKPPHERFFKMVGDYLRFDFGRSFFSDKPVVDLIIEKMPVSISLGLWTTLITYLVSIPLGIRKAVNDGSSFDIWSSSIIIIGYAIPNFLFAILLIVLFAGGTYFEWFPLRGLTSSNFEELTLLEKIGDYFWHLALPIVASVISSFATLTMLTKNAFLDEIHKQYVLTARAKGLTEKKVLYGHVFRNAMLLIIAGMPAALIGIFFTGSMLIEVIFSLDGLGLLGYEAVINRDYPVIFGTLYIFTLVGLVLKLVSDVTYTLVDPRIDFESREG from the coding sequence ATGGCTGCCTATATTTTCAGACGCCTGCTGTTGATGATTCCGACGCTGTTCGGAATCCTGCTGCTCAACTTTTTAATCATTCAGCTCGCTCCTGGCGGACCTGTCGAGCAAGCACTTGCCCACATGCAGGGCTTTGCCGTTGATGCGACCAGCCGTATCGGCTCGGGTGAGCGCAGTGATATCAGTGCCGACAGCAGCAGTGGTGACTCAAAATATCGTGGTGGTCAGGGCATGGATCCTGCACTTGTTGCGGAAATTGAACAGCTCTATGGTTTTGACAAACCACCTCACGAGCGCTTCTTCAAAATGGTAGGGGACTATCTTCGTTTCGATTTTGGGCGCAGTTTTTTTAGTGACAAACCAGTGGTCGACCTAATTATTGAGAAGATGCCAGTCTCAATCTCCCTAGGCTTATGGACCACGCTGATCACCTATCTTGTCTCTATACCTCTAGGGATACGAAAAGCGGTTAATGATGGCTCCTCCTTCGATATCTGGAGTTCCAGCATCATCATTATTGGCTATGCGATTCCCAACTTTCTATTCGCTATTCTTCTGATCGTACTCTTTGCCGGCGGCACCTACTTTGAGTGGTTTCCACTGCGTGGCCTCACCTCTTCCAACTTTGAAGAGCTGACCCTGCTTGAAAAGATTGGAGACTACTTCTGGCATCTAGCTCTACCGATTGTTGCTTCGGTCATCTCGAGTTTTGCAACGCTCACCATGCTGACTAAAAACGCTTTTCTCGATGAGATTCACAAGCAGTATGTCCTGACTGCACGAGCTAAAGGGCTAACTGAGAAGAAGGTACTCTATGGGCATGTCTTTCGAAATGCGATGCTGCTCATCATTGCCGGCATGCCTGCAGCGTTGATTGGCATTTTCTTTACCGGTTCGATGCTTATAGAGGTGATATTTTCACTCGATGGACTGGGGCTACTCGGCTATGAAGCGGTCATTAATCGCGACTACCCAGTCATCTTTGGTACCCTCTATATTTTTACCTTAGTGGGTTTGGTACTGAAACTTGTTTCAGATGTCACCTACACCCTGGTCGACCCGCGTATCGATTTTGAGAGTCGGGAGGGGTAG
- a CDS encoding ABC transporter permease — translation MSSVVTQRRIARFKSNKRAYLSLWIFGVLFILSLFAELIANDKPLIIKSDQGIFWPTFFEYTETDFGGDFDAPADYRDPYFQELISEHNGWAVWPIIRFSYDTINYDLEQPAPSPPTMTNWLGTDDQGRDVTARLIYGFRLSVLFATILTLASSVIGVAAGALQGYYGGKLDLIFQRFIEIWSGLPVLFLLIILASLVEPNFWWLLVIMLLFSWMNLVDVVRAEFLRARNLEYVRAARALGQPNLVIMYRHVLPNAMVATLTFMPFIFNGSLVTLTALDFLGFGLPPGSSSLGELVAQGKENLHAPWLGMTAFFSLSIMLTLLIFIGEGVRDAFDPRRV, via the coding sequence ATGAGTTCAGTCGTCACGCAGCGACGTATAGCCCGTTTCAAATCAAACAAGCGCGCTTACCTATCACTATGGATATTTGGCGTTCTGTTTATCCTTTCACTTTTTGCTGAACTCATAGCGAATGACAAACCTCTGATCATTAAGAGCGATCAGGGCATCTTCTGGCCAACTTTTTTTGAGTATACCGAAACCGATTTCGGGGGTGATTTTGATGCGCCAGCTGATTATCGAGATCCCTACTTTCAAGAGCTAATCAGCGAGCATAACGGCTGGGCAGTTTGGCCCATCATCCGATTTAGTTATGACACCATTAATTACGATTTAGAGCAGCCCGCCCCCTCCCCACCAACAATGACAAATTGGCTGGGCACCGATGATCAAGGACGTGATGTCACTGCGAGGCTGATATATGGATTTAGACTCTCGGTTCTTTTCGCCACTATCTTGACCCTTGCAAGCTCAGTTATCGGTGTTGCAGCGGGTGCTCTGCAGGGCTATTACGGCGGCAAGCTTGATCTTATTTTCCAACGATTTATTGAGATCTGGTCTGGCCTGCCGGTGCTATTTCTACTGATCATTCTGGCCAGTTTAGTTGAGCCAAACTTCTGGTGGTTGCTCGTCATCATGCTGCTCTTCTCATGGATGAATCTCGTAGATGTGGTACGTGCAGAGTTTCTTCGAGCTCGCAATCTTGAGTATGTGCGTGCTGCTAGGGCTCTAGGCCAACCCAATCTTGTAATCATGTACCGCCATGTTCTGCCTAACGCTATGGTAGCGACACTGACCTTTATGCCGTTCATCTTCAACGGCTCCTTAGTGACATTAACAGCACTCGATTTTCTTGGATTTGGCCTACCGCCTGGCTCGTCCTCCTTAGGTGAGTTGGTCGCCCAAGGTAAAGAGAATCTCCACGCTCCCTGGCTGGGAATGACTGCCTTCTTCTCACTATCGATCATGCTGACACTTCTCATTTTCATTGGCGAGGGTGTGCGTGATGCCTTCGACCCGAGGAGAGTGTGA
- a CDS encoding ABC transporter ATP-binding protein, translated as MNKPLLKVEDLTIQFEQQSPAAVNKISFEINRGECVALVGESGSGKSISALSLLGLLPKSAAIKSSSIQFDGTELANADERTLRGLRGSRVGYIFQEPMTSLNPLHTIEKQIAETLLLHRGITGKAAQNRTLELLELVGLRDAASRLKSYPHELSGGQRQRVMIAMALANEPELLIADEPTTALDVTIQQQILELLADLQKRLGMAVLMITHDLNIVRRFADRVYVMRSGEIVESNETLQLFDHATHPYTQELIDAEPQGSPEPIKTNANQLLEASKIRVWFPKTGGLFKTVYDHIRAVTDVDVELKCGETLGIVGESGSGKSTLALALLRLIKSEGAIKLNGADIHHFNQQQMRPLRKDIQIVFQDPFGSLSPRMTIEEIVAEGLEVQSMTNAAEREQRVIEALEDVQIDPSFRGRYPHEFSGGQRQRIAIARALVLRPQLIVLDEPTSALDRTIQKQVIDLLRGLQSKYGLSYLFISHDLAVIKAISHRVMVMRQGEVIESGSTEQIFNSPISAYTKELIAASGLEKGSLEP; from the coding sequence ATGAACAAACCTCTACTCAAAGTTGAAGATCTAACAATACAGTTTGAACAGCAGAGTCCGGCAGCCGTTAATAAGATCAGTTTTGAGATCAACCGCGGCGAGTGTGTCGCTTTAGTAGGTGAGTCAGGATCCGGTAAATCTATTAGTGCGCTTTCGCTACTGGGGCTTCTTCCAAAATCTGCTGCAATCAAGAGCAGTTCTATTCAGTTCGACGGCACTGAACTAGCAAACGCCGACGAAAGAACATTGCGGGGGCTAAGAGGTAGCCGAGTGGGATATATCTTCCAAGAGCCCATGACCTCGCTTAACCCTCTTCACACGATCGAGAAGCAGATTGCAGAAACCTTGCTGTTGCACCGAGGCATAACAGGAAAAGCGGCTCAAAATCGCACCCTGGAGCTTTTAGAGCTTGTTGGGTTACGTGATGCAGCTTCACGGCTTAAATCCTATCCGCATGAGCTATCTGGCGGCCAACGCCAGCGTGTCATGATCGCAATGGCTCTTGCTAATGAACCTGAGTTACTGATTGCTGATGAGCCAACCACTGCGCTTGATGTCACCATTCAACAGCAGATTCTTGAGCTGTTGGCAGATCTGCAAAAACGTTTAGGCATGGCGGTACTGATGATTACTCACGATCTCAATATCGTGCGCCGCTTTGCAGATCGCGTCTACGTCATGAGGTCGGGCGAAATTGTTGAAAGCAACGAAACTCTCCAGCTCTTTGATCATGCCACCCACCCCTACACTCAGGAGCTTATCGATGCTGAACCTCAGGGTTCACCGGAGCCTATTAAAACTAACGCAAACCAATTACTAGAAGCATCTAAAATTCGTGTCTGGTTTCCAAAAACAGGCGGACTTTTTAAAACTGTTTATGACCACATCCGTGCGGTGACTGACGTTGATGTCGAGCTCAAGTGTGGGGAGACACTGGGAATTGTCGGCGAATCGGGTTCTGGCAAATCGACGCTTGCACTGGCCCTGTTGCGACTCATAAAGAGCGAAGGCGCGATAAAACTCAATGGCGCAGATATCCACCATTTCAACCAACAACAAATGCGTCCTCTTAGAAAGGATATTCAGATCGTATTCCAGGATCCATTTGGCAGTTTAAGTCCACGTATGACCATCGAGGAGATTGTCGCTGAGGGGCTGGAAGTCCAGAGTATGACAAATGCTGCAGAAAGGGAGCAGCGGGTTATTGAGGCTCTAGAAGACGTACAGATAGATCCAAGTTTCAGGGGCCGCTACCCCCATGAGTTTTCAGGTGGCCAACGGCAGCGTATCGCCATCGCACGAGCATTAGTACTTCGCCCTCAACTCATTGTGTTGGATGAACCAACATCTGCATTGGATCGCACGATTCAGAAGCAGGTCATTGATCTATTACGCGGTTTACAGAGTAAGTATGGTCTAAGCTATCTCTTTATCAGCCACGATTTGGCTGTCATAAAAGCGATAAGCCACCGTGTTATGGTGATGCGACAAGGTGAAGTGATAGAGAGCGGTTCAACCGAGCAAATTTTCAATTCGCCAATTTCAGCCTATACGAAAGAGTTGATTGCAGCCTCAGGGCTTGAAAAAGGGTCACTAGAACCATAA
- the ahpC gene encoding alkyl hydroperoxide reductase subunit C encodes MSSYINQEVKPFNATAFHAGQFVDVSEADLKGKWSVVFFYPADFTFICPTELGDLADSYAEFQKIGVEIYAVSTDTHFTHKAWHDSSETIGKINYPMVGDPTGQISRNFDVMIEEAGLAERGTFVIDPEGKIQIVEINSGSVGRDASELLRKIKAAQYVAAHPGEVCPAKWKEGAATLAPSLDLVGKI; translated from the coding sequence ATGTCTAGCTACATCAACCAAGAAGTTAAACCTTTTAACGCTACAGCTTTCCACGCTGGCCAGTTCGTTGACGTTTCAGAAGCAGATCTGAAAGGTAAATGGTCAGTAGTTTTCTTCTACCCAGCAGACTTCACTTTCATCTGTCCAACAGAACTTGGTGACCTAGCTGACAGCTACGCTGAATTCCAGAAGATCGGTGTTGAGATCTACGCTGTATCAACTGATACTCACTTCACTCACAAAGCATGGCACGACTCTTCTGAGACTATCGGTAAGATCAACTACCCAATGGTAGGCGACCCAACTGGTCAGATCTCTCGCAACTTCGACGTAATGATCGAAGAAGCTGGTCTTGCTGAGCGCGGTACTTTCGTAATCGATCCAGAAGGTAAAATCCAGATCGTTGAGATCAACTCTGGTTCTGTCGGCCGTGACGCTTCTGAGCTTCTTCGTAAGATCAAAGCTGCTCAGTACGTAGCTGCTCACCCAGGTGAAGTATGTCCTGCTAAATGGAAAGAGGGTGCTGCAACTCTAGCTCCTTCACTAGATCTAGTTGGTAAAATCTAA
- the ahpF gene encoding alkyl hydroperoxide reductase subunit F, whose product MLDASIVKQLDQYLGFMKQPIEIKLASDDSAKGIELRELATTLAERSDKITLSEWSHKRVPSMGICAQGESEPRVIFSGIPMGHEFTSLILALLNAGGHPSREPEEVQEQIKTLEGEMHFETYISLSCQNCPDLVQALNLMARLNPNITSTMIDGAIYQDEVEERQVMAVPAVYLNGELFTQGRTELKEMLARLDTAGAAKQAEALSEREPYDVLVVGGGPAGAAAAIYAARKGIRTGLVAERFGGQVQDTVGIENLISVPYTEGPKLVSSMEQHVKEYDVDIITSQRANKLSELNGLHAITTESGATLKAKTLILATGARWRELNVPGEAEYRGKGVAYCPHCDGPLFKGKRVAVIGGGNSGIEAAIDLAGIVAEVTVLEFGDTLRADQVLQNKANSMPNITIIKNAQTTEVTGDGNKVNGITYNDRVSGESHHIELEGIFVQIGLVPNTEWLKESALELTKFGEIQIDAKGATNLAGVFGAGDATTVPYKQIIISMGAGATAALSAFDHLIRN is encoded by the coding sequence ATGTTAGATGCTTCTATTGTTAAACAACTCGATCAATACCTCGGCTTCATGAAACAGCCAATAGAGATCAAGTTAGCTTCAGATGATTCAGCTAAAGGTATTGAACTACGAGAACTGGCAACGACGCTTGCAGAGCGTAGCGACAAGATCACACTCAGCGAATGGAGCCATAAACGTGTGCCATCGATGGGTATCTGTGCGCAGGGCGAATCTGAGCCACGCGTAATCTTCTCTGGTATCCCTATGGGCCATGAGTTTACATCACTTATTCTCGCCCTTTTGAATGCTGGCGGTCACCCAAGCCGCGAACCTGAAGAGGTTCAAGAGCAGATTAAAACACTTGAAGGCGAGATGCACTTTGAGACCTACATCTCGCTCTCTTGCCAGAACTGCCCCGATCTAGTTCAAGCGCTCAACCTGATGGCGCGACTCAATCCCAACATCACCAGCACAATGATTGATGGTGCCATCTATCAGGATGAGGTTGAAGAGCGCCAGGTGATGGCTGTTCCTGCCGTTTACCTAAACGGTGAACTCTTCACCCAGGGCCGTACAGAGCTTAAAGAGATGCTCGCTAGACTTGATACTGCCGGAGCGGCAAAACAGGCTGAAGCGCTCTCTGAGCGCGAACCATACGATGTTTTGGTTGTTGGCGGCGGTCCAGCAGGTGCAGCGGCAGCAATCTATGCTGCTCGCAAAGGCATTCGTACAGGTTTAGTGGCAGAGCGCTTTGGTGGTCAGGTACAGGATACTGTAGGGATTGAAAACCTAATCTCTGTACCTTATACCGAGGGTCCAAAACTAGTCTCTAGCATGGAGCAACATGTCAAAGAGTACGATGTCGATATTATTACATCGCAGCGTGCCAACAAACTTAGTGAGTTAAATGGATTACATGCGATCACTACAGAGAGCGGCGCCACCCTAAAGGCCAAGACATTAATCTTGGCGACAGGGGCTCGCTGGCGTGAACTGAACGTTCCCGGTGAAGCTGAGTATCGCGGCAAAGGGGTAGCCTACTGCCCACACTGTGACGGCCCGCTCTTCAAAGGTAAGCGTGTAGCAGTGATCGGTGGTGGTAACTCAGGCATTGAAGCAGCAATTGACCTTGCAGGAATCGTAGCTGAAGTTACTGTTCTTGAATTTGGCGATACCCTGCGTGCAGATCAGGTACTGCAGAACAAAGCGAACTCAATGCCAAATATCACTATCATCAAGAATGCGCAGACGACTGAAGTGACCGGTGATGGTAATAAGGTCAACGGCATTACCTATAATGATCGCGTGTCAGGCGAATCTCACCACATTGAACTTGAGGGTATCTTTGTTCAGATAGGTCTTGTGCCAAACACTGAGTGGCTAAAAGAGAGCGCGCTGGAACTGACTAAGTTTGGTGAAATCCAAATTGACGCCAAGGGCGCAACAAACCTAGCAGGTGTGTTTGGTGCTGGCGATGCTACAACGGTTCCTTACAAACAGATTATTATCTCGATGGGCGCCGGCGCAACCGCTGCTCTGAGTGCATTCGATCATCTAATTAGAAACTAA